Proteins encoded together in one Bos indicus isolate NIAB-ARS_2022 breed Sahiwal x Tharparkar chromosome 3, NIAB-ARS_B.indTharparkar_mat_pri_1.0, whole genome shotgun sequence window:
- the USP1 gene encoding ubiquitin carboxyl-terminal hydrolase 1 — MPGVIPSESNGLSRGSPSKKNRLSLKFFQKKETKRALDFTDSQENEEKTSEYKGSEIDQVVPAAQSSPINCEKRENLLPFVGLNNLGNTCYLNSILQVLYFCPGFKSGVKHLFNIISRKKEALKDEANQKDKGNCKEDSLASYELICSLQSLIISVEQLQASFLLNPEKYTDELATQPRRLLNTLRELNPMYEGYLQHDAQEVLQCILGNIQETCQLLKKEEVKNVEDLSTKVEEYQKEEMSDNNSMEMDNMRHSEDYKEKLSKGNGKRKSDAEFGNMKKKVKISKEHQSSEENQRQTRSKRKAAGDTLEISHKIIPKHVSENESTRPSQRKSKVKINWLKSAAKQPSILSKFCSMGKIATNQGSKGHCKENEYDLEEDLGKYENDNTTNGCELESPGNNDMPINVNEVKPINKGAEQIGFELVEKLFQGQLVLRTRCLECESLTERREDFQDISVPVQEDELSKVEENSEISPEPKTEMKTLRWAISQFASVERIVGEDKYFCENCHHYTEAERSLLFDKMPEVITIHLKCFAASGLEFDCYGGGLSKINTPLLTPLKLSLEEWSTKPTNDSYGLFAVVMHSGITISSGHYTASVKVTDLNSLELDKENFVIDQTCEIGKPEPLNEEEVRGVVENYDNEEVSIRVSGNNQPSKVLNKKNVEAIGLLGGQKSKADYELYNKASNPDKVASTALPENRNSETNNTNGTDESDSNKESSDQTGINISGFENKISYVVQSLKEYEGKWLLFDDSEVKVTEEKDFLNSLSPSTSPTSTPYLLFYKKL; from the exons ATGCCTGGTGTCATACCTAGTGAAAGTAATGGGCTTTCAAGAGGTAGTCCAtcaaaaaaaaacagactttccTTGAAGTTTTTTCAGAAAAAGGAAACCAAGAGAGCCTTGGATTTCACAGATtctcaagaaaatgaagaaaagacttCTGAATATAAAGGGTCTGAAAT TGATCAAGTTGTTCCTGCGGCACAGTCCTCGCCTATAAACtgtgagaagagagaaaactTGCTACCATTTGTGGGACTGAATAATCTCGGCAATACTTGTTATCTTAATAGTATACTTCAG GTATTATATTTTTGTCCTGGTTTTAAATCTGGAGTGAAGcacttatttaatattatttcaagGAAGAAAGAAGCCCTAAAAGATGAAGCCAATCAAAAAGAtaag GGAAACTGCAAAGAAGATTCTTTGGCAAGTTATGAACTAATATGCAGCTTACAGTCCTTGATCATTTCAGTTGAACAGCTTCAGGCTAGTTTTCTATTAAATCCAGAAAAGTACACTGATGAACTTGCTACTCAGCCAAGGCGACTACTTAACACACTCAG GGAACTCAACCCTATGTATGAAGGATATCTACAGCATGATGCACAGGAAGTATTACAGTGTATTTTGGGAAACATTCAAGAAACATGCCAACtcctaaaaaaagaagaagtaaaaaatgtAGAAGACTTATCTACTAAGGTAGAAGAATATCAGAAAGAGGAAATGAGTGATAATAACAGCATGGAGATGGACAATATGAGGCATTCTGaagactataaagaaaaactctcaaaaggaaatgggaaaagaaaaagtgatgctGAATTtggtaacatgaaaaaaaaagttaaaatctcCAAGGAACACCAGTCTTCGGAAGAAAACCAGAGACAAACCAGATCAAAAAGAAAAGCTGCAGGTGATACATTAGAGATTTCTCATAAAATAATCCCCAAGCACGTTTCTGAAAATGAGAGTACAAGACcctcccaaaggaaatcaaaagttaaaataaattggTTAAAGTCTGCAGCTAAGCAACCCAGCATTCTTTCCAAGTTCTGTAGTATGGGTAAAATAGCAACAAACCAAGGATCCAAAGGACActgtaaagaaaatgaatatgatCTTGAAGAGGACTTGGGGAAGTATGAAAATGATAATACAACTAATGGTTGTGAACTTGAGTCTCCAGGAAATAATGATATGCCCATTAATGTTAATGAAGTTAAGCCCATAAACAAAG gTGCAGAGCAAATTGGTTTTGAGCTAGTGGAGAAATTATTTCAAGGTCAGCTGGTATTACGGACTCGTTGCTTAGAATGTGAAAGTTtaacagaaagaagagaagattTTCAAGACATCAGTGTACCAGTGCAAGAAGATGAGCTTTCCAAAGTAGAGGAGAATTCTGAAA TTTCTCCAGAgccaaaaacagaaatgaagaccctGAGATGGGCAATTTCACAATTTGCTTCAGTGGAAAGGATTGTAGGAGAAGATAAATATTTCTGTGAAAACTGCCATCATTATACTGAAGCGGAACGAAGTCTTTTGTTTGACAAAATGCCTGAAGTTATAACTATTCATTTGAAGTGCTTTGCTGCTAGTGGCTTGGA gtTTGACTGTTATGGTGGTGGACTTTCCAAGATCAACACTCCTTTACTGACACCTCTTAAATTGTCACTAGAAGAATGGAGCACAAAGCCAACCAACGACAGCTATGGATTATTTGCAGTTGTGATGCACAGTGGCATTACAATTAGTAGTGGGCACTATACTGCTTCTGTTAAAGTCACTGACCTTAACAGTTTAGAACTAGATAAGGAAAATTTTGTGATCGACCAAACGTGTGAAATAGGTAAGCCAGAACCATTGAATGAGGAGGAAGTAAGGGGTGTGGTTGAAAATTATGACAATGAAGAAGTGTCTATTAGAGTCAGTGGAAATAACCAGCCAAGTAAAGTTTTGAACAAAAAAAATGTAGAAGCTATTGGACTTCTTGGAGGACAAAAGAGCAAGGCAGATTACGAGTTATACAACAAAGCGTCTAACCCTGATAAAGTTGCCAGTACAGCACTTCCTGAAAATAGAAATTCCGAGACTAACAATACTAATGGGACCGATGAATCTGATAGTAACAAGGAATCCAGTGACCAAACAGGCATTAACATTAGTGGTTTTGAGAACAAAATTTCATATGTAGTGCAAAGCTTAAAGGAGTATGAGGGGAAATGGTTGCTTTTTGATGATTCTGAAGTGAAAGTTACTGAAGAGAAGGACTTTTTGAATTCTCTTTCCCCTTCTACATCTCCTACATCTACTCCTTACTTGctattttataagaaattatag